Proteins from a single region of Mesotoga sp. BH458_6_3_2_1:
- a CDS encoding nuclear transport factor 2 family protein, translating to MELSEMSAREVLKAFFESYRNQDSESLRALCSKEITYINPEGLVSEGIDEFLDLLKKEFDSFGVLFEPISWEVTVEKPSLCSISWKRGIKFARKAAFRRVEIFGSAFLMKADSGWQLLHFQQAIAGSFAKLFRVKK from the coding sequence ATGGAGCTGAGCGAGATGTCGGCCAGAGAGGTTCTAAAGGCCTTTTTCGAAAGCTATAGGAATCAGGATTCAGAGTCATTAAGAGCACTTTGCAGTAAGGAAATCACCTATATAAATCCTGAAGGACTTGTCAGCGAAGGCATTGACGAATTCCTTGATCTTCTGAAAAAGGAATTCGATTCATTTGGAGTTCTTTTCGAGCCGATATCTTGGGAAGTTACCGTCGAAAAACCTTCACTCTGTTCTATTTCTTGGAAAAGAGGTATTAAATTTGCAAGGAAAGCTGCCTTCAGAAGAGTGGAGATTTTTGGCTCGGCTTTTCTTATGAAGGCTGACAGTGGATGGCAGTTGCTGCATTTTCAACAGGCAATTGCAGGCTCCTTCGCTAAGCTTTTTAGGGTCAAGAAGTGA
- a CDS encoding OFA family MFS transporter, with the protein MDNTKKAWLVVFSGLGVNLTLGVLYSWGIISAALIDDFNWTATQTQIPYMLASAVFAITMIPGGKLQDRFGPRPVLFFSSMLAGIGFVFSGLNLTVAGLTIFFGLVFGLAMGFGYSSPTPAAVKWFHSDHRGLVSGIVVSGFGLAPVYIAPLTSGLIELFGLPIALMILGFLFFLIVFTLSFFISNPSDGFEKVKLKKKSRRVHRLATKDYKLTEMIRTSQFYMLWTMFFFGTFAGLLIIGQMSKIGLEQASISNGFLLVVVYAIFNFIGRVTWGTISDFIGRTATLFTMFAIQAVIYFLFSSLRNPLALLIGKSIVGFTFGGMLAIFPVITADFYGVKNLGVNYGVMITAWGVGGVVGPLLGGVARDVTGGYEISYIVSAVLSVAGALLSLIVKHPEAVYNKAESGGA; encoded by the coding sequence GTGGATAACACTAAGAAAGCCTGGCTCGTAGTTTTCAGTGGTCTTGGAGTTAACCTTACGCTCGGCGTCCTCTATTCATGGGGAATTATTTCTGCCGCCCTGATAGACGACTTCAACTGGACAGCAACTCAGACTCAAATACCTTATATGTTGGCTTCTGCAGTCTTTGCCATTACCATGATTCCGGGAGGAAAACTGCAGGATAGATTTGGTCCTAGACCCGTTCTCTTTTTTTCCTCGATGCTTGCCGGTATAGGGTTCGTCTTTTCCGGGTTGAATCTTACGGTAGCCGGTTTGACCATTTTCTTTGGACTTGTATTTGGATTGGCAATGGGTTTCGGTTATTCATCACCAACGCCGGCAGCCGTGAAGTGGTTCCATTCAGATCACAGAGGGCTAGTCTCGGGGATCGTAGTGAGTGGCTTCGGGTTGGCTCCAGTATATATCGCGCCCCTTACTTCTGGCCTTATAGAGCTGTTTGGCCTTCCTATAGCTCTGATGATCCTGGGTTTTCTCTTCTTCCTTATTGTGTTTACTCTCTCATTCTTTATCTCCAACCCTTCCGATGGTTTCGAGAAGGTGAAACTGAAGAAGAAATCGAGAAGAGTTCACAGACTTGCAACAAAGGATTACAAACTGACTGAGATGATAAGAACATCTCAGTTCTATATGTTGTGGACCATGTTTTTCTTTGGTACATTTGCTGGGTTGCTTATTATTGGCCAGATGTCTAAGATCGGACTCGAGCAGGCATCTATAAGTAACGGTTTTCTGCTTGTGGTAGTATATGCGATTTTTAATTTCATTGGTCGCGTAACGTGGGGAACGATATCGGATTTCATCGGTAGAACTGCCACACTATTCACGATGTTCGCTATCCAGGCCGTAATATACTTCTTGTTCAGCTCGCTCAGAAACCCTCTTGCGCTTTTGATAGGTAAGAGTATAGTCGGATTTACTTTCGGTGGGATGCTTGCCATCTTCCCCGTGATAACGGCAGATTTCTATGGTGTCAAGAACCTGGGAGTGAATTATGGTGTCATGATAACTGCCTGGGGGGTCGGCGGTGTTGTCGGACCTTTGCTGGGAGGAGTTGCTCGAGATGTTACTGGTGGATATGAGATAAGCTATATTGTGTCAGCTGTTCTAAGCGTTGCGGGGGCGTTGCTCAGTTTGATTGTGAAACACCCCGAGGCTGTATACAACAAAGCAGAATCAGGGGGAGCTTAA
- a CDS encoding metal-sensing transcriptional repressor: MDNHSHHKHSGALKILRTARGQIDGIVKMIEEERYCIDISTQLLAVISLLKKANTTVVNKHIETCIREAIDSGNADEKIEELETLMKYIEKSL; this comes from the coding sequence ATGGATAATCACTCTCATCACAAACACAGCGGAGCGTTGAAGATTCTCAGGACAGCAAGGGGTCAAATAGACGGTATCGTAAAAATGATAGAAGAAGAGCGATATTGCATAGATATTTCGACACAGCTTCTGGCAGTTATCTCTCTTCTCAAAAAGGCAAACACAACCGTTGTCAACAAACACATCGAAACATGCATAAGAGAAGCCATCGATTCAGGAAATGCCGATGAGAAGATAGAAGAACTTGAAACCCTAATGAAATACATAGAAAAGAGTCTCTAG
- a CDS encoding heavy-metal-associated domain-containing protein: MRLTIEGMSCNHCKMRVENSLKALEGVKDVEVDLGTGVATISTTKEIDDSLLKEAVEDAGYTLKGIEREDG, encoded by the coding sequence ATGAGACTGACAATTGAAGGAATGAGCTGCAACCACTGCAAGATGAGGGTAGAAAATTCATTGAAGGCTTTGGAAGGAGTCAAGGATGTAGAAGTTGATCTTGGAACCGGAGTGGCAACGATTAGCACTACAAAAGAGATAGACGACAGCTTATTGAAAGAAGCCGTCGAAGATGCCGGCTATACGTTAAAGGGAATCGAAAGAGAAGATGGATAA
- a CDS encoding heavy metal translocating P-type ATPase, which produces MAEEYIVEGMTCAACVRAVERAVSKIEGVERPVVNLATERLTFEVSREVDKDRVFEAVKRAGYSLKEIPVFRKAVMEIDGMTCASCSAAVEKAIGRLHGVENVSVNLSSDTVSFKYDPDILKIGEVKKVVEKAGYRPGNLVTEAFEESRLKKEAAIASYKRKFIFSAAFALPLLIIAMGHMIGLSLPAIIDPHLNPFNFAIVQLVLTIPIVVAGRDFYFKGIPNLFRGSPNMDTLVGLGTGAAFSYGIFATVQIALGRHSYVGDLYFESAGVIIALISLGKYLENLSRGRTSDAIMKLMKLSPETALLKGKAGFEEVAIEEIEVGDVLLVKPGMRIPVDGKVLNGTSSVDQSVITGESIPVDISESSKVIGGTTNINGVFEMRATVVGSDTVLSRIIKLVEDAQSSKAPIARMADIVSGYFVPFVLVIAAVTFAVWMTLGYGFVFSMSMMIAVLVIACPCALGLATPTAIMVGTGRGAEMGILFRNGEALEITHKIGAVVFDKTGTITEGRPRLVDVHTFGKHGREGVMQISASIASKSSHPLDVAISGAYSGPLLDVSSFEAYSGKGILARVSGQEVKMGNHRFISLTPEEKKLVDELSTEGKTPVVVSIEGRAAAVLGIADVVREDSMDAIKSLKKMGIDTYMMTGDNSRTAMAIANQVGIENVISEVMPEDKAKKVSDLKREGKTVMMVGDGINDSPALAEAHIGIAVGSGTDIAIETADVVLMSDNLDNIPRAIKLSKETIKNIKQNLFWAFFYNVIGIPLAAGLFYGIAGIRLNPMVAGAAMAFSSVSVVTNALRLKRIKI; this is translated from the coding sequence ATGGCTGAAGAATATATTGTAGAAGGCATGACCTGCGCGGCATGTGTGAGAGCTGTGGAAAGAGCTGTCTCTAAAATCGAAGGAGTGGAGAGGCCGGTAGTTAATCTCGCTACGGAACGTCTTACATTCGAAGTGTCTCGGGAAGTCGATAAAGACAGAGTATTTGAGGCAGTAAAGCGGGCAGGTTACAGTCTCAAAGAAATTCCGGTTTTCAGGAAGGCCGTAATGGAAATTGATGGAATGACATGCGCTTCCTGCAGTGCGGCCGTAGAAAAAGCAATCGGAAGGCTGCACGGAGTTGAGAATGTCAGTGTCAATCTATCTTCGGACACCGTTTCTTTTAAGTACGATCCAGATATCTTGAAAATCGGAGAGGTAAAAAAAGTAGTTGAAAAAGCCGGATACAGGCCAGGCAACCTCGTCACTGAAGCATTCGAAGAGAGCCGACTGAAAAAAGAAGCCGCAATAGCATCCTACAAGAGGAAGTTCATATTTTCTGCGGCCTTTGCTCTGCCGTTGTTGATAATCGCCATGGGCCATATGATAGGCCTTTCGCTTCCGGCAATCATCGACCCCCATCTCAATCCCTTTAACTTCGCTATAGTTCAGCTAGTTCTAACGATTCCGATAGTAGTTGCGGGTAGAGATTTCTATTTTAAGGGAATACCAAATCTCTTCAGAGGAAGCCCAAATATGGACACTCTAGTGGGTCTAGGGACGGGAGCGGCATTCTCTTACGGAATCTTTGCTACGGTTCAAATAGCCCTCGGCAGACACAGCTACGTTGGAGATTTGTACTTTGAATCGGCCGGAGTGATTATCGCTCTAATATCTCTCGGCAAGTATCTTGAGAATCTTTCAAGGGGAAGAACTTCCGATGCCATAATGAAACTTATGAAGCTTTCTCCCGAAACGGCTCTTTTGAAAGGGAAGGCCGGCTTCGAAGAAGTAGCGATTGAAGAGATAGAGGTTGGAGACGTTCTTCTTGTCAAACCTGGTATGAGAATCCCCGTGGATGGAAAAGTCTTGAATGGTACTAGCTCAGTAGATCAATCAGTGATTACCGGGGAATCGATTCCCGTAGATATCTCAGAGAGTTCGAAAGTAATTGGCGGCACTACGAATATCAATGGAGTATTCGAGATGAGAGCAACTGTCGTTGGAAGTGACACAGTACTTTCGAGAATAATCAAACTCGTCGAGGACGCACAGTCATCAAAGGCTCCGATAGCTAGAATGGCCGATATTGTCAGCGGTTATTTCGTCCCATTCGTTCTAGTAATCGCCGCAGTTACTTTCGCTGTTTGGATGACGCTTGGATATGGCTTTGTCTTCTCAATGTCCATGATGATAGCGGTGCTTGTAATAGCCTGTCCCTGCGCACTCGGACTTGCCACGCCTACCGCAATAATGGTGGGTACCGGTAGGGGAGCCGAAATGGGAATTCTCTTCCGAAACGGAGAAGCCCTTGAAATTACTCACAAGATTGGAGCCGTAGTTTTCGACAAGACGGGAACGATAACGGAAGGAAGGCCCAGGCTAGTAGATGTGCATACATTTGGGAAGCACGGAAGAGAAGGTGTGATGCAAATATCGGCCAGTATTGCTTCAAAGAGTTCCCACCCGCTCGATGTAGCTATCTCAGGTGCATATAGTGGTCCTCTCCTGGATGTTTCTTCATTTGAGGCTTATTCTGGCAAAGGAATTCTGGCGAGAGTCTCTGGGCAGGAAGTCAAGATGGGAAACCATCGTTTTATTTCTCTGACACCAGAAGAAAAAAAGCTTGTCGATGAGTTATCCACCGAGGGCAAGACACCCGTTGTTGTCTCCATAGAAGGTAGAGCGGCAGCAGTGCTTGGTATCGCCGATGTTGTAAGAGAGGATTCTATGGATGCGATTAAGTCACTGAAGAAAATGGGAATAGATACTTACATGATGACTGGTGACAACTCCAGGACTGCAATGGCAATTGCTAACCAAGTTGGAATTGAGAATGTAATATCGGAAGTGATGCCCGAAGACAAAGCCAAAAAGGTTTCCGATCTAAAGAGGGAAGGTAAGACAGTGATGATGGTAGGCGATGGGATAAATGATTCTCCGGCTCTTGCGGAGGCTCATATCGGAATTGCCGTTGGTTCTGGAACGGACATAGCTATTGAGACTGCAGATGTGGTACTTATGAGCGACAATCTAGACAATATTCCCAGAGCGATAAAGTTATCGAAAGAGACCATAAAGAACATTAAACAGAATCTTTTCTGGGCGTTCTTCTACAATGTAATCGGCATACCTTTGGCAGCCGGTCTCTTCTACGGAATTGCCGGAATAAGGCTTAATCCAATGGTAGCCGGAGCGGCGATGGCATTTTCCAGCGTGAGTGTGGTAACCAACGCATTGAGATTGAAGAGAATCAAGATCTGA
- a CDS encoding type 1 glutamine amidotransferase domain-containing protein, with amino-acid sequence MRLEGKKIAVLVEDGFEDLEFWVPVMRLREEGAEVVIAGREKGILFLGKSGLEAFSDSDFKSIDLSETDGILIPGGWAPDKLRRFEEVKSLVKDAYERGSIIGMICHAGLVGISAGIVRGSKAVGSEGIKDDLLNAGANWVDEPAFTDRNLVWGRVVRDIPDFCRELVKALEK; translated from the coding sequence ATGAGATTAGAAGGTAAGAAGATTGCCGTTCTTGTCGAAGACGGTTTTGAAGATCTCGAATTCTGGGTACCGGTGATGCGGCTTCGAGAAGAAGGTGCAGAGGTGGTCATTGCTGGTAGAGAGAAGGGCATTCTCTTTCTTGGCAAGAGCGGGCTTGAAGCCTTCTCGGATTCAGACTTCAAATCGATAGACCTCTCGGAAACGGATGGAATTTTGATTCCCGGAGGGTGGGCTCCCGACAAGCTTAGACGATTCGAAGAGGTGAAGAGTCTTGTTAAGGATGCCTATGAAAGAGGGAGCATTATCGGAATGATATGCCATGCCGGTCTCGTTGGAATATCGGCAGGAATTGTGAGGGGTTCGAAAGCAGTAGGAAGTGAAGGAATAAAGGATGATCTCTTAAATGCCGGTGCAAACTGGGTAGACGAACCCGCATTCACAGATCGTAATCTCGTTTGGGGTAGGGTAGTCAGGGACATTCCTGACTTCTGTAGAGAATTGGTGAAAGCTCTAGAAAAGTGA
- a CDS encoding alpha/beta hydrolase produces the protein MKKQSLPRALLIMFMISLSMSCFAAFIDSHHIVTESEVHFIIEGERINGVLTRPESSECPVPVIVLLHGFLGHMNDLLVYDSEESLYEMTARLFAEKGLASLRFDFRGSGTSNGEWKDTTFTKQISDAITSIDFLSSVEDVDSRRIGVIGLSQGGLVAACLAARDSRVKSVALWSAVAIPVHTYSALLGNDSVDRAINADPFEEITAGISWGGTTVLRKEFFDELFLINPVAEIVSYDGPLLVVSGSKDDLVFPQPEVSNLFTMYHKGVDRLLQQDSGHIFDLFERKDKVLEIIDATLEWFLITL, from the coding sequence GTGAAGAAACAGTCACTGCCTAGAGCGTTGTTAATCATGTTTATGATTTCACTGTCGATGAGCTGTTTCGCCGCTTTCATAGACTCACATCATATCGTCACGGAAAGCGAAGTCCACTTCATCATCGAGGGAGAGAGAATAAACGGTGTTCTGACACGTCCAGAGTCTTCAGAATGCCCTGTACCAGTTATCGTGCTACTTCATGGATTTCTGGGACATATGAATGATCTTCTTGTGTACGATTCTGAAGAATCTCTCTACGAAATGACCGCAAGGCTTTTCGCCGAAAAGGGCCTTGCATCTTTGAGGTTTGACTTCAGGGGCTCAGGAACCAGTAATGGCGAATGGAAAGACACTACCTTCACGAAACAGATATCCGATGCGATAACTTCGATTGACTTTCTTTCGTCAGTGGAAGATGTAGACAGCCGAAGAATCGGCGTAATCGGTCTCAGCCAGGGCGGTCTCGTCGCAGCCTGTCTCGCAGCTCGCGATTCCAGAGTCAAGAGTGTTGCCCTCTGGTCGGCAGTCGCAATACCCGTTCACACATATTCGGCACTTCTCGGTAATGATTCCGTTGATAGAGCCATTAACGCAGATCCATTCGAAGAAATCACAGCAGGGATCTCCTGGGGTGGAACAACTGTTCTCAGAAAGGAATTCTTTGATGAGCTGTTTCTGATAAATCCCGTTGCCGAAATCGTTTCCTACGATGGCCCTCTACTGGTTGTTTCTGGATCGAAGGACGACCTGGTCTTTCCCCAACCGGAAGTCTCAAATCTCTTCACAATGTACCACAAAGGTGTAGACAGACTGCTTCAACAGGATTCCGGTCACATATTCGACCTTTTCGAAAGAAAGGATAAAGTGCTGGAGATCATCGATGCTACTCTGGAGTGGTTTTTGATAACTCTTTAG
- a CDS encoding bifunctional (p)ppGpp synthetase/guanosine-3',5'-bis(diphosphate) 3'-pyrophosphohydrolase, producing MARTEIDAQILLGDLESILQYRLKRRDKERIFDAYEFARFHHQEQMRDSGEPFISHPIEVAKILAQFSADNDTIVAGILHDIVEDCNVPLSEIEEKYGETVALIVDGVTKISNLKLNEKLESKIVKSRMKVETLRKMLLALSEDPRIIIVKLADRLHNMRTLDFLKDPEKKRDKARETIQIYAPIAHRIGMHKIQAELEDLSFKYEYPEEFKELKFKVNRKLKERQDIMDEYKEIVLRELRKNRISALIEGRVKHLYSIWQKMIKKNRSFDEVFDLIALRIITGDEVNCYKILGAVHSLWPPMPGRFKDYIAAPKSNGYKSLHTTLITHRGEPLEIQIRSERMHKEAEYGVASHWVYKEGIDVKDRSWFTQLVDWQKDFIESFKDMESISRELEVEEVFVFTPKGEVVHLPKGATPIDFAYAIHTEVGHHYAGAKVNDRLVPVNYELQLGDRVEVIVNKSSEGPSLDWLKYVRANSTKAKIKRFFKNEYSAKLVERGKEIFRKISKRLAVSMDDLIEGEQIKALMNRLGAHNENDLFSKLGDGSITMGEVLSILAPKEEEVETLPEETELIKQKQAKGNEVTVGGETGIAVYFAKCCTPLPGDDIIAVMSSRGISIHNRNCRNLKDISEDKLVEAHWNIVTGGKFSAWIVVEFDGTDKTLIHKFLERLENKNAKVMKYSVEAGRWGYDTLIANILVKDVAHLTSVMESLRGMKGVQNVKRFGGVA from the coding sequence GTGGCCAGAACTGAAATCGATGCCCAGATTCTCTTGGGTGACCTCGAAAGTATTCTTCAATATCGCCTCAAAAGGAGAGACAAAGAGCGGATCTTCGACGCCTATGAGTTTGCACGCTTTCATCATCAGGAACAGATGAGGGACTCCGGAGAACCGTTTATCAGCCATCCGATAGAAGTTGCGAAGATTCTTGCTCAGTTCTCGGCAGATAACGATACGATTGTCGCTGGCATACTCCATGATATTGTTGAAGACTGCAATGTGCCACTTTCAGAAATTGAGGAAAAGTATGGCGAAACAGTGGCCCTTATTGTTGACGGCGTAACCAAGATAAGCAACCTGAAACTCAACGAAAAGCTTGAATCAAAGATCGTCAAGTCGAGAATGAAGGTAGAGACTCTGCGTAAAATGCTCCTCGCGCTTTCCGAAGACCCGAGAATAATAATCGTTAAACTTGCAGACAGACTGCATAATATGAGAACACTTGATTTCCTGAAAGATCCCGAAAAGAAACGCGATAAGGCAAGGGAGACTATACAGATCTATGCTCCCATTGCTCACAGAATAGGTATGCACAAAATTCAGGCTGAGCTTGAAGATCTTTCTTTCAAGTATGAGTATCCCGAAGAGTTCAAAGAATTGAAGTTCAAAGTCAATAGAAAGCTCAAAGAACGCCAGGACATAATGGACGAGTACAAGGAGATTGTACTTCGGGAGCTCAGAAAGAATAGAATATCCGCGTTGATTGAAGGCAGAGTGAAACATCTATACAGTATATGGCAGAAAATGATAAAGAAGAATAGATCTTTTGACGAAGTATTCGATTTAATTGCCCTCAGAATTATTACTGGAGATGAAGTGAATTGTTACAAAATACTCGGGGCAGTGCACTCTCTTTGGCCACCGATGCCCGGTAGATTCAAGGACTACATTGCTGCTCCAAAATCGAACGGCTATAAATCTCTCCATACAACTTTAATTACTCACAGGGGTGAACCTCTCGAGATTCAGATAAGAAGCGAAAGGATGCACAAGGAGGCCGAATACGGAGTTGCCTCTCACTGGGTTTATAAGGAAGGCATCGACGTAAAAGATAGAAGCTGGTTCACGCAGCTTGTTGACTGGCAGAAGGATTTCATCGAAAGCTTCAAGGACATGGAATCGATTTCTAGAGAACTAGAGGTTGAGGAGGTATTCGTCTTTACACCAAAAGGTGAGGTTGTTCATCTTCCAAAAGGAGCGACACCAATAGATTTCGCTTATGCTATCCATACTGAAGTTGGTCATCATTACGCAGGCGCGAAGGTAAATGATCGACTCGTTCCCGTCAACTATGAATTGCAGCTTGGAGACAGGGTAGAGGTAATAGTGAACAAATCGAGCGAAGGTCCAAGCCTTGATTGGTTGAAATACGTTCGGGCAAATTCAACTAAGGCCAAGATAAAAAGATTCTTCAAGAACGAATACTCCGCGAAACTGGTGGAACGAGGCAAGGAGATATTCAGAAAGATAAGCAAACGTCTTGCCGTTTCGATGGATGACCTCATTGAGGGAGAACAAATAAAGGCCCTTATGAACAGGTTGGGTGCGCACAACGAAAACGACCTTTTCAGTAAGCTCGGAGATGGATCGATAACAATGGGAGAGGTTCTCAGTATTCTTGCCCCCAAAGAGGAAGAGGTCGAGACTCTTCCCGAAGAGACTGAATTGATCAAGCAGAAACAGGCAAAGGGAAATGAAGTGACAGTCGGAGGCGAGACGGGTATTGCCGTCTATTTTGCAAAGTGCTGTACGCCGCTCCCTGGAGATGACATAATTGCAGTGATGAGTAGTAGGGGAATTTCGATTCATAATCGAAACTGTCGGAATTTGAAAGACATTAGCGAGGATAAGCTGGTGGAGGCGCATTGGAATATCGTTACTGGAGGGAAATTCAGCGCCTGGATAGTAGTAGAATTTGACGGTACAGACAAAACCCTGATTCACAAATTCCTTGAAAGACTTGAAAACAAAAATGCAAAAGTAATGAAGTACTCCGTTGAAGCAGGAAGATGGGGATATGATACACTGATTGCGAATATCCTGGTAAAAGACGTTGCCCACCTTACTTCAGTAATGGAGAGTCTCAGGGGCATGAAGGGTGTTCAGAACGTCAAGAGATTTGGAGGGGTAGCGTGA
- the dtd gene encoding D-aminoacyl-tRNA deacylase translates to MRAVVQRVNRASVLVDGKVTGKIDKGLLVLVGVGREDSRKDVEWLVDKTLNLRIFEDGSGKMNLSLIDVSGALLAISQFTIMGDARKGRRPSFTDAAEPEVAIDLFNDFLQTASKTVKVETGVFQAHMNVELVNSGPVTILLDSKRVF, encoded by the coding sequence GTGAGGGCTGTAGTTCAAAGAGTTAATAGAGCAAGTGTGTTAGTAGATGGTAAAGTTACAGGAAAGATAGATAAGGGGCTTCTGGTGTTGGTCGGTGTTGGCAGGGAGGATAGCAGGAAAGACGTGGAATGGTTGGTAGATAAGACTCTGAACCTGCGTATCTTCGAAGACGGAAGCGGGAAAATGAATCTTTCACTAATAGATGTTTCGGGAGCACTTCTTGCGATTTCGCAGTTCACAATTATGGGAGATGCTAGAAAGGGTCGACGACCCTCTTTTACTGATGCCGCTGAGCCAGAGGTAGCCATAGATCTCTTCAACGATTTTCTCCAGACTGCGTCTAAGACTGTGAAAGTTGAGACAGGGGTCTTCCAGGCACACATGAATGTGGAACTTGTTAATAGTGGCCCCGTGACGATCTTACTGGATTCAAAGAGAGTATTTTAG
- a CDS encoding OmpH family outer membrane protein, which yields MKRSLKFLLIVIMVSAVGAIVVSESGAGPSEPAKIAFADMQKVLEATKDWVTLNTDYQKDTEFYQGQLDSLSKEYQDLANSGAGQDALLQKQQEILAKKSQYEQTLETTYNAKLQVIMEQVNKRIRDYATFIGIDMVISSEIVVYGSAAYDITDAIIEYMKGFQN from the coding sequence GTGAAAAGATCCTTGAAATTTCTTCTTATCGTGATTATGGTATCGGCGGTCGGGGCAATTGTAGTCTCTGAAAGCGGTGCGGGACCATCTGAGCCTGCAAAAATCGCATTTGCCGATATGCAGAAAGTTCTTGAAGCTACAAAAGATTGGGTAACTTTGAACACTGATTATCAGAAAGACACAGAGTTTTATCAGGGTCAGCTTGATAGTCTGAGCAAGGAGTATCAAGATCTGGCAAATTCCGGAGCAGGACAAGATGCGCTTCTGCAGAAACAGCAGGAGATTCTTGCCAAGAAGAGTCAGTACGAACAGACACTGGAAACTACTTACAATGCAAAGCTGCAGGTCATAATGGAGCAGGTTAACAAGCGAATTAGAGATTACGCGACATTCATCGGGATCGACATGGTTATCTCTAGTGAGATAGTCGTTTATGGTTCTGCTGCATATGATATTACCGACGCAATAATTGAGTACATGAAAGGTTTTCAGAATTGA
- the lptB gene encoding LPS export ABC transporter ATP-binding protein, whose product MSDPSYLKCEHLDKRYGRRRVLKDVSLEASSLEVVGLLGPNGAGKTTAFKSILGIVIPNSGSIFLDDENITHLPIHERSRRGIAYLPQETSIFRGLTVVENLTMVMRLTGQEDNCYEKASEILDEFGILSLKDQVASLISGGEKRRLEFARTMTLSPSFILLDEPFVGIDPMTVKDIQKMIRKLKNRGIGVIVTDHDVSSIAKVVDRLYVLYKGEVISSGDPEAVLADSQVVEKYLGSDE is encoded by the coding sequence TTGAGTGATCCTTCTTATCTGAAGTGCGAGCATCTTGACAAGCGCTATGGAAGAAGAAGAGTACTGAAAGATGTCTCATTGGAGGCATCTTCTCTTGAGGTAGTCGGTCTCCTGGGGCCAAATGGGGCCGGGAAAACAACTGCCTTCAAGTCGATTCTTGGAATCGTTATTCCTAACTCAGGTAGTATCTTTCTTGATGATGAAAATATAACGCATCTCCCGATTCATGAAAGGTCAAGGAGAGGAATCGCTTACCTCCCACAAGAGACGTCGATTTTCAGAGGTCTAACTGTAGTTGAGAATCTGACAATGGTTATGAGGCTCACGGGTCAGGAAGACAATTGCTATGAAAAGGCAAGCGAGATTCTTGACGAGTTCGGGATTCTTTCGCTGAAAGATCAGGTCGCTTCTCTTATATCGGGAGGAGAAAAGAGGAGACTGGAATTTGCAAGGACAATGACTCTTTCCCCTTCATTTATACTGTTGGACGAACCTTTCGTTGGAATTGATCCGATGACTGTAAAGGATATTCAGAAGATGATTAGAAAGTTGAAGAACAGAGGGATTGGAGTTATTGTAACAGATCACGATGTTTCTTCAATAGCTAAGGTTGTCGACAGGCTTTACGTTCTGTACAAGGGAGAAGTGATCTCCTCAGGTGACCCGGAGGCCGTGCTCGCAGATAGTCAGGTTGTAGAGAAATATCTGGGAAGTGACGAATGA
- a CDS encoding TIGR00725 family protein, with the protein MMLHVAVIGYSGSINNSPVKELRSICEEVGKLLARQGHVVMTGGRDGVMEFVSRAVSIEGGRVVGVLPSGDEGNNHNEVRIRTGMDFALRSLILTKSADVVISIGGQAGTLLEIISSYSYGRPVILMENTGGWTDRIRSVLVDDKYLDERKTVEIRVAGCIEDLERFLEEADNGKV; encoded by the coding sequence ATGATGCTTCACGTAGCAGTTATTGGATATTCGGGTTCTATAAACAACAGCCCTGTAAAGGAGCTTCGAAGTATTTGTGAAGAAGTCGGAAAGTTGCTTGCCAGACAAGGGCATGTTGTCATGACCGGTGGAAGAGATGGAGTGATGGAATTTGTTTCGAGAGCAGTCTCTATTGAAGGGGGCCGAGTAGTCGGAGTTCTCCCTTCCGGCGATGAAGGCAACAATCACAATGAGGTTAGAATTCGAACCGGAATGGATTTTGCTTTGAGATCATTGATACTCACAAAGTCTGCCGATGTAGTAATATCTATTGGGGGTCAGGCCGGGACACTACTCGAGATTATTTCTTCGTACTCATACGGACGCCCAGTGATTCTTATGGAGAATACAGGCGGTTGGACCGACAGGATCAGATCGGTACTTGTAGATGATAAGTATCTGGACGAGAGAAAGACAGTCGAAATAAGAGTGGCAGGTTGTATTGAAGATCTTGAGAGGTTTCTCGAGGAGGCTGACAATGGTAAGGTGTAG